The following proteins are co-located in the Solanum pennellii chromosome 1, SPENNV200 genome:
- the LOC107008381 gene encoding bifunctional dihydrofolate reductase-thymidylate synthase-like produces MASETKTGVSNGNGNAHFTPQRTYQVVVAATQSMGIGKEGKLPWRLPTDLKFFKGITGTTTDPTKRNAVVMGRKTWESIPIEHRPLPGRLNVVLTRSGSFDIATAENVVICGSLGSALQLLAASPYCLSIENVFVIGGGEIFRDSLNAHGCDAVHITEIETDIACDTFTPAIDTSVFRPWYSSFPVIENKIRYSFTTYVRVKNSGVETVNQSNSEIPENGSDSSDIEVKSFSFLPKMIFEKHEEYMYLRLVEDIISNGMLKDDRTGTGTLSKFGCQMRYNLRRSFPLLTTKRVFWRGVIEELLWFISGSTSAKVLQEKGIHIWDGNASRDYLDSIDLKDREEGDLGPVYGFQWRHFGARYIDMHTDYSGQGFDQLADVINKVKNNPDDRRIILSAWNPSDLKLMALPPCHMFAQFYVANGELSCQMYQRSADMGLGVPFNIASYALLTCMIAHVSGLVPGDFIHVLGDAHVYRNHVRPLQDQLQKLPRPFPVLKINPLKKDIDSFVAADFELVGYDPHQRIEMKMAI; encoded by the exons ATGGCCAGTGAAACAAAGACAGGCGTTTCCAATGGTAACGGCAATGCTCATTTTACTCCACAGCGGACTTACCAGGTTGTGGTTGCTGCAACTCAAAGTATGGGAATTGGTAAGGAGGGGAAGTTGCCTTGGAGACTGCCTACAGATCTCAAGTTCTTCAAGGGTATCACTGGGACTACAACGGATCCTACAAAAAGGAATGCTGTTGTCATGGGAAGAAAGACTTGGGAAAGTATTCCTATTGAACATCGCCCTCTTCCTGGACGCCTCAATGTTGTTCTCACACGTTCAGGAAGTTTTGACATTGCTACAGCAGAAAATGTTGTCATATGTGGAAGTTTAGGCTCTGCTTTGCAACTATTGGCAGCCTCGCCTTATTGTCTCTCTATTGAAAATGTGTTTGTTATAGGAGGTGGCGAGATTTTCAG AGATTCCCTGAATGCTCATGGATGTGATGCAGTCCATATCACTGAAATTGAGACTGATATAGCATGTGATACTTTTACTCCTGCTATTGACACCTCGGTATTTCGACCCTGGTACTCATCATTCCCTGTGATTGAGAACAAGATTCGCTATTCTTTTACCACCTATGTTCGTGTGAAGAATTCCGGAGTAGAAACTGTTAATCAGTCAAACAGTGAGATTCCTGAGAATGGTTCAGATTCTTCTGATATTGAGGttaaatcattttctttcttgCCTAAAATGATATTTGAGAAACATGAAGAATACATGTATCTGAGACTGGTTGAAGATATCATCTCGAATGGCATGCTAAAGGATGACAGGACAGGCACTGGTACTTTGTCGAAATTTGGTTGCCAG ATGAGATACAATTTACGCAGATCATTTCCCCTTCTTACAACAAAG AGAGTTTTCTGGAGAGGCGTCATTGAAGAACTCTTGTGGTTCATCAGTGGATCAACAAGTGCTAAG GTCCTACAAGAGAAGGGCATTCATATTTGGGATGGCAATGCATCCAGAGATTATCTTGATAG TATTGACTTGAAGGATAGGGAAGAGGGTGATTTGGGACCAGTATATGGGTTTCAGTGGAGACATTTCGGTGCCAG GTACATTGACATGCATACTGACTACAGTGGCCAGGGGTTTGACCAATTGGCTGATGTTATCAACAAAGTTAAAAACAATCCAGATGACCGACGCATTATTCTTTCAGCTTGGAATCCTTCTGATCTTAAACTGATGGCGCTCCCACCTTGTCATATGTTTGCTCAG TTTTATGTAGCCAATGGGGAGCTATCCTGTCAGATGTATCAGCGATCTGCCGATATGGGTTTGGGAGTGCCATTCAACATTGCATCTTATGCCTTGCTGACATGCATGATAGCTCATGTCTCTG GTCTAGTTCCTGGTGACTTTATACATGTGTTAGGAGATGCTCATGTTTATCGCAATCATGTCAGACCTCTGCAAGACCAGCTTCAGAAGTTGCCTAGACCTTTCCCA GTGCTGAAGATCAATCCGCTGAAAAAGGACATAGATTCCTTTGTTGCTGCTGACTTTGAACTTGTTGGCTATGATCCTCACCAAAGAATCGAAATGAAGATGGCAATATGA